In Natronomonas halophila, one DNA window encodes the following:
- a CDS encoding 50S ribosomal protein L37e translates to MTGAGTPSQGKKNKTTHVKCRRCGEKSYHSRKKVCASCGFGKSAKRRDYAWQSKQGE, encoded by the coding sequence ATGACCGGAGCCGGGACCCCAAGTCAGGGTAAGAAGAACAAGACGACACACGTGAAATGCCGACGCTGCGGCGAGAAGTCCTACCACAGCCGAAAGAAGGTCTGTGCCTCCTGTGGGTTCGGCAAGTCCGCCAAGCGTCGCGACTACGCGTGGCAGTCGAAGCAGGGCGAATAA
- a CDS encoding LSM domain-containing protein, translating into MTDRPLDVLEETLGSEVSVTLKGGEVYDGELAGYDQHMNLVLEEGDNVTIIRGDNVVSIEP; encoded by the coding sequence ATGACTGACCGTCCGCTCGACGTGCTCGAAGAAACGCTGGGTTCCGAAGTAAGCGTCACGCTGAAAGGCGGCGAGGTGTACGATGGCGAACTCGCCGGCTACGACCAACACATGAATCTCGTCCTCGAGGAGGGCGACAACGTAACCATTATCCGCGGCGATAACGTCGTTTCGATAGAACCATGA
- the purF gene encoding amidophosphoribosyltransferase: protein MPDGRRSEGPTEKCGVVGVSLDDREAARPLYYALYALQHRGQESAGIVTHDGFQQHSHVEMGLVGDAFDEGDLQSLNGETGIGHVRYPTAGSVDSSCAQPFSVSFKSGSLGLSHNGNLVNADEVREELAAKGHAFTSDGDTEVIAHDLARNLLEEDLIRAVKRTMGRIHGSYSLTIMHDDTVLGVRDPEGNRPLCIGEVDGGYMLASESAAIDVLDGEFVRDVKPGELVVLDTDGSGFDSYQLVDQDNTAHCFFEHVYFARPDSRIDDNLVYDVRRELGRKLWEESGVDSDVVLPVPDSGRAFASGYAEAAQDEGADVEFAEGLMKNRYVGRTFIMPTQDARERAVRLKLNPIRDVVEGKTVTVIDDSIVRGTTSTQLVQLLKDVGAEEVHMRIGAPAIVAPCYMGIDMASREELIAAGQETEDIREEIDADSLSYLSIDAVAEALGESRADLCLGCVTGEYPYDIEGETTDRDVARPDIDGAEAGIADD, encoded by the coding sequence ATGCCAGACGGGCGGCGCTCGGAGGGGCCGACGGAGAAATGCGGCGTGGTCGGCGTCTCGCTCGATGACCGCGAGGCGGCACGACCGCTGTACTACGCGCTATACGCGCTCCAGCATCGAGGACAGGAATCGGCGGGTATCGTCACCCACGACGGGTTCCAGCAGCACAGCCACGTCGAGATGGGACTCGTCGGAGACGCCTTCGACGAGGGGGACCTTCAGTCGCTGAACGGCGAGACGGGTATCGGCCACGTCCGCTATCCGACCGCCGGCAGCGTCGACTCCTCGTGTGCCCAGCCCTTTTCAGTCTCGTTCAAATCCGGCTCGCTCGGCCTGAGCCACAACGGGAACCTCGTCAACGCCGACGAGGTCCGCGAGGAACTGGCCGCCAAGGGCCACGCCTTCACCAGCGACGGCGACACCGAGGTCATCGCCCACGACCTCGCGCGGAACCTGCTGGAGGAGGACCTCATCCGCGCAGTCAAGCGCACGATGGGCCGGATTCACGGCTCCTACTCGCTGACCATCATGCACGACGACACCGTGTTGGGCGTCCGCGACCCCGAGGGCAATCGCCCGCTCTGTATCGGTGAGGTCGACGGTGGCTATATGCTCGCCTCCGAATCCGCCGCCATCGATGTCCTCGACGGGGAGTTCGTCCGCGACGTCAAGCCCGGCGAACTCGTCGTTCTCGACACCGACGGCAGCGGCTTCGATTCCTATCAACTGGTCGACCAGGACAACACCGCCCACTGTTTCTTCGAACACGTCTACTTCGCCCGACCGGATTCCCGCATCGACGACAACCTCGTTTACGACGTCCGGCGAGAACTCGGCCGCAAGCTCTGGGAGGAATCCGGCGTCGACAGCGACGTCGTCCTTCCGGTGCCGGACTCCGGCCGCGCCTTTGCTTCCGGCTACGCGGAGGCCGCACAGGACGAGGGCGCCGACGTGGAGTTCGCCGAGGGCCTGATGAAGAACCGCTATGTCGGCCGGACGTTCATCATGCCGACACAGGACGCCCGCGAGCGGGCCGTCCGCCTGAAACTCAACCCGATTCGGGACGTCGTCGAGGGCAAGACCGTCACCGTCATCGACGACTCCATCGTCCGTGGGACCACCTCGACGCAACTGGTCCAACTGCTGAAGGACGTCGGTGCCGAGGAGGTCCACATGCGCATCGGCGCGCCGGCCATCGTCGCGCCCTGCTACATGGGCATCGACATGGCCTCTCGCGAGGAACTCATCGCCGCGGGGCAGGAAACCGAGGACATCCGCGAGGAAATCGACGCCGACTCCCTTTCGTATCTCTCCATCGACGCCGTCGCCGAGGCGCTCGGCGAATCGCGTGCGGACCTCTGTCTCGGCTGTGTGACCGGC